Part of the Vigna unguiculata cultivar IT97K-499-35 chromosome 3, ASM411807v1, whole genome shotgun sequence genome, GACAAAGGGAGAGCTTTTGTTTCTTACGGTTTTCTTTGAATAAGATATAAGTAGCAGGTTGAATCCAACTTTTCCATGCataaccaattttaattttcacaccCTCACGAGTTTATTGTgctggatttttaaaaaaaaaaattaattaaaaaaagagagcaTATGATAGTCGTGTATCAGTATATGTGACGGTCTATGTAGAACATCATTTGCCACGTGAACTAAATTTTAACGCTATTCAAAATTAGGGATTATTTTTCAAAGAGTGATGATAAAAAATGGTTCaaagtttttcatatgaatTATTTCTAATTTCCGAAATAGTACAcgaacaaaaaacatatttaatcttatatcTTATGAATAACTCTTCATCCTTTCTTAAATAGATAAAAACTCAATTCAccactttatatatttattaatattttagtatttttttatattgtttgtaTCGTTGAGCTCATTCGTATCGTGAGACCCTTTCAAGTCGTTAGGCTCGTATGGATCATCGAGCACATCTAGGTCTTTAGGTCCGTCCTGTTTGTTGGGCTGGTTTGGGTCTTCAGGCCTGTTTGGGGCTTCGGACTTGTCCAGGTGATCGGACCTGTTAGGCTTGTCGGATTTGTTTAGGTCTTCGGACCTATCCGAGTCGCTCGGCTTGATTTTTAACTCTgacttaatataatattattttgggAGTCTAACTCATCTTAACTCTAGTCCTAACCAACTGGAGAGGAGGTTTTGGAgattggagtttttttttttgccccCTCATTTGAGGGCTTCTTAAAAGGAATTTAATGAAGAGTGGGTCAGGACGGACCCATGCGCTATAGACCATATTGACACCTCtacattcatttatatataggattaatagtaaaaatttaatatattatcaacTTTTAACTTAATATCAATATTGTACATTATTAACTTATAGTAATTTGTTAGTAACTACTAACTTTTAAATATGATACGAGATCTCTTGAATCAATCTCATCTCATTAGAATGAGATGAGTATATGTCTCACGTAATAAATTACTAAGTAGCATATATCATtgaagttattttaattaatttttaatttatcatattatattttttatgaaccATTTAAGTGGAGTCAAATCAAATTTAATGGAAATTTTTTCTTGAGTAAGTAATCTTTGCTTAAACAATATTCTTCAATAAgacaacaaaaaacataaatagagaaaaagaatatatatatatatatatatatatatatatatatatatatatatatatatatatatatatatatatatatactttaaaacacaaatttatcatttttttataaaacattttttgctTATAATCATAACAAggcatttaaataaaaaataaaaataaaataacgaaaattttctTTCCGTGAATCTCCTTTTTCACTTCCTTCAACTCTAATGATTTTCTCACAATATAAATacgttaaataaaattttagaacttGATTCGAATTATTAAACGATGATTAAATTGCATAATATAATAGATCCAAATTATTGATCAATTCATTCCTTTTTTAATCTAAAtcattaatttcttttcatGAATATATATCTAACAGTGAAAAGAGATAACTCAACGTGCACCACATATTCTCCTTCACCTTACTCATACGGAATATCATAAAAGAAATCCAATAATAAGAAGCAAAGGAAACGTGGCAAATCCAGAGCGGCGCATAACACAGAAAGCCACCGTGGCTTCTTTGACTTTCTAATCCTATGAgaaattgttttgttttgttttggttaCCATATTCATTGTTTCGTCAATGCTCTGTCTCACTGTCATGTCTGTTGATACAGAATACGGATTCGAACTAATCAAAGACACCAAACCAAAAACACTTCTCCTTCACTCTCTCAAAAGTGTGCGTGCCTTCTTCTAAGTTCTAACCATTTACCCCACAAGTGGAGGAGTGCACTATAAGAGCTTGAAcacaaaaacttttttttttctctctctccctctctctgcACCTTTCTTCCTTAACCCTTTTCATTACTCCTAACTAATCAATTTACATTGCTCCGTAATACTAACGAATTAACTTCAGGAGaagcaaataaaaaagaaatgcaAGTGTGAAAACTGAAGTGTTTCCTTAAACTACTAGCGTGTGAActtgtgaagaagaagaagacttGGTTTAAGGATTCTCGTAGTTTGTTCCGTTTTAAGGTTAATTTTGGTGGCATTATTGAAGGTGGTAGGTAGGTGGTGAGGGTAAATGAGAGAAACgaggttaaatatatatatatatatatatatatatatatatatatatatatatatatatatatatatatatatatatatatatatatatatatatatatataaaactgtGGAGGTTGACCGGTGGATATTAGAGTAGTAAGTAAGTAAGTAGTAGAATAGAAACCCTAAAgagaaacaaaaccaaaactttATCCATCACAGAAGTGTGAATAGAGTTAGGTTCCTATGACGGTTGATTTGGACAACGTTTCCACAGCGTCAGGGGAAGCAAGCATGTCTTCCTCTGCCAATCAAACAAAACCTGCTCCCAAGAGAAAACGAAACCTCCCTGGCATGCCAGGTACTGACCTCAATCAAATCAAACGACCAGATCAAACAAAGCAAcactatttaatataattattattttgtttgttttgtcaGATCCTGAGGCAGAGGTGATTGCTCTGTCGCCGAAGACGCTGTTGGCGACGAACCGGTTCGTGTGCGAGATATGCAACAAAGGGTTTCAGAGAGACCAGAATCTGCAGCTTCATCGGAGAGGTCACAACTTGCCGTGGAAGCTGAGGCAGAGGTCCACCAAGGAGGTAAGGAAGAGAGTGTACGTGTGTCCCGAACCCGCGTGCGTGCACCACGACCCTTCTAGAGCACTGGGGGACTTGACGGGGATTAAGAAGCACTTCTGCAGGAAGCACGGTGAGAAGAAGTGGAAATGCGACAAATGCTCCAAGAAATACGCCGTTCAGTCGGATTGGAAAGCGCACTCCAAAGTATGCGGCAATAGAGAGTATAAGTGCGATTGCGGAACCGTTTTCTCCAGGTTCTTTttttactctctctctctctccctctgtTTCTCTCTCGATTTTGGATTCTCTTTGTTAAGGCTCTGTTTGGTTGTTGCGATTTGAAGGAGGGATAGCTTCATTACGCATAGAGCGTTTTGCGATGCGTTGGCGAAGGAGAGTACGAGATCTCACACTGTTGTTACCAAGGCTAATGAGGAGAATGATTCAACAGTTTTAACCGACTCCCCGCCGCCGGAGGTGGCGGCGGCTGCAGCCACCACACCTTCGCAGTCAAACAGTGTCATATCTTCTGGTGTGCAGACGCAGAACCCAGGTAGATTGCAGGATTAATACCTTACTAGTGAAAAATATGCGTTTTTTTTGGTTTTGTCGCCTGTGATGTGGTCAAATTAAAACTagtcaacaaaatcaaagttatgtttttgtttttgatagCGAATGTGCTCGGAGGTTAGTAGTGTTTTTGTCTGGTATTGTGTTTTGGTGTGACCTATGTGCGATGAAAAGGATGGAAGAGGGAAGTAGTCTGAGACTCCATGGGCCAATTAAGTAATGGAAATAAAGAACTTAAAAAGGTGTTTATTGGGACTGCGATCTGAATTGGTCAATTGACATCAAGGGATGTTCAAAGATACAAAGCTAAAAAGAGGAAAATATTTGCTTGTTTTTTGGGTGGAGATAAAGGAGGGCGGAGGGTGTTTCAAGAGAGGAAAAACtattgttttgttcttttcttctgAGCTCTTAATCTAACTTAAAAAGAAAGGCATCACCTTTCCGACTCTGCGTTTTctcttatttaattaataacaacaGTTCATTATAATAATGCTGCTGTTGTTATTGTTggttctctttttctttactttttttcttctggCGTTTCAGAGTTACCGGAATGTAATCCCCCAGAAGTCATTGAGGAGCAACAAGCTACTACTGCTATAAGTGGGAGCTGTGGCAGCAACAACAACAGTACCAATTGCTCAGCAAGCAATGGCGGTGctactaataatagtaatagtagtAGTGTGTTTGCAAGTTTGTTTGCTTCTTCAACATCATCTGGGACTCTACAATCTCAAACACCAGCATTCAGTAACTTAGTTAGAGCCATGGGTCCTCCAGATCACCATGCAGATATCACAGTTCCCTCTTCATCTGAGGCCGTATCTCTTTGCCTCTCCACCAGTAATGCCTCACCAATATTCGCAGCAGGAGGGCAAGAGCACCGGCAGTATGCGTCGTCGCCTCCACAACCGGCCATGTCAGCCACTGCATTGCTGCAGAAAGCTGCTCAAATGGGTGCTGCAGCCACAAACGCCTCTCTGCTTCGCGGGTTTGGCATTGtgtcatcttcatcttcagcTTCAACTCCATCAGGGCAGCAAAATGGCCTGCAATGGGGTCAGCCTCAGTTAGAATCTGAGAGTGTTTCGGTTCCTGCAGGGCTTGGACTTAGTCTTCCGTGTGATGGTGATTCTGGACTCAAGGAATTGATGACGGGAACACCCTCCATGTTTGGTCCTAAACACACAACTCTTGATTTTCTGGGATTGGGGATGGCTGCTGGTGGAGGCTTATCTGCACTCATCACATCTATTGGTGGTGGTTTGGATGTTGCTGCAGCAACAACCTTCGGTAATGGGGAATTTTCTGGCAAAGATATTGGAAGGAGGAGCTCTTGACATTTTGGTTGCAATAACTGCATTTATCTGGGCAAAAAGTTATGTATGACTGTAGAATTAAACGTGGTCTTTGTGTAGAATGTTTGGTTGCAGCAATGATTAGGAGTATTGGTAGCAGTATGATAGAGCATGCACATATGGAGCTATGCAAGAAATTATGCGCAAATGGGGAAATTTTTGGACTGTATTTACTGTCTTTGAAAACGGAAAGGTGGCAAATTCCAATCAGTGGCACAAGTTGCAATATTCTTGCTCTGTTCGGGAGGACGGGTAGTTAAGGATGTTTACAAAGTGTTTGAGATTTGATATGGATGTCGTAGGTTTGGGCGACAGTGACACGTTTGAAGTTATCATCTTGGTTTCGACTTCTTGGACCTCCACAGTTTTGATCAAATTTGAATGCTTTGATCCGTAGCTGTTGGCATAAATCAGGAAACTTTCATTAGTATAGTTTTCTTCTACTTTCGATTTACTGTAACGAGGTTGCTTTTTATCCATTCCCCATTGTTTTGTACTTAATGGTTGATAGGATGTTAGTAagtaattaatgttttgatgTAAATGTCATAAATTATTGTAGCATTCCTTTGTATAGTTAAAGGTTATTATAATTAAGTACTCTTCTTCTATTAAATTTGGAATTTAATTttggtaattaattttttgttaagtaTATTATATACTATTAAAGTGCAACTTTAGATATAATaggagaaaatattaattaattgccAAGTACCATTAAGTATTACTTCTAGAAAGGATTTATATTATGGGAGATTCTTATggaattaataaaatactttatcAATATAAACCCTTTAACAAACACAAGAATCTCAAAGGCATTAAAACAAAGTcagataaatttaatatttcaataatatttcaaagtgATGTTTTCTATGAATTTTCtgaattaaaattcaatatataaaatataaaatatataacaattaacaatttgaattcttttatttactaatttttacacaattataattatttctatctTTATAAATACAATCAACTTTattgactgtatgatgagtAAGAAAGTACTTCCAGTAAATATATCTTAGATAAAAGTCATAAAtgttaattataacattttttataggAAAAATTATAGTTTGACGTGCTTTACATTGATATaacagaaattattttttaatttaatcattattttaaattatatttttattatgaaaaattgcaTCTTAGTGATGacattgttaaataaaataaaataaaattagtaagatttataaatttaaataattaaataaaattggttaatttaatctttaaaaaaaaactaaactttcCATATTTTGTACTCATccatttatattaattgtgtacacttttcttgtaatttaaagtttttatgattttaaaattttacataaataaaaaaaacaaaaacactaaTATAATAAACGTATTCCTTGTTTATTACTCGTTGAACTAAGTATTAGattgtttatatatttgattataataaatactttttaataaaaaaatcactagccttttaactattatttcaaagacgttaattattttttgttttaatgaaaaatattatagttaatttaaTAGGATATTTTGGTTAATTAGACATTCTATAACAGTTAACAAATTAATGCAAATCCCTTCAGTTTCAAAAGTGGAATATTTTCAACATTGGTCATAATCAATGATCAATAACTAATATAGGAAGTGAATTGTGTAAAATGTGTTATTTTGTGTATCAGTTATATCTATAATTAAGATATAATCTggtgggtttttttttttaaattatcatgttCTTAAAGTTCCTTAGGAGAGAAAGAATTATGTTATGCTAGAAACTTGATGCAAACTTAACTCAGATATAGAAGAATGGTAACAGTAATTAAAATTCCaaatatgtaagaaaaataaatgaaaat contains:
- the LOC114175647 gene encoding zinc finger protein GAI-ASSOCIATED FACTOR 1-like gives rise to the protein MTVDLDNVSTASGEASMSSSANQTKPAPKRKRNLPGMPDPEAEVIALSPKTLLATNRFVCEICNKGFQRDQNLQLHRRGHNLPWKLRQRSTKEVRKRVYVCPEPACVHHDPSRALGDLTGIKKHFCRKHGEKKWKCDKCSKKYAVQSDWKAHSKVCGNREYKCDCGTVFSRRDSFITHRAFCDALAKESTRSHTVVTKANEENDSTVLTDSPPPEVAAAAATTPSQSNSVISSGVQTQNPELPECNPPEVIEEQQATTAISGSCGSNNNSTNCSASNGGATNNSNSSSVFASLFASSTSSGTLQSQTPAFSNLVRAMGPPDHHADITVPSSSEAVSLCLSTSNASPIFAAGGQEHRQYASSPPQPAMSATALLQKAAQMGAAATNASLLRGFGIVSSSSSASTPSGQQNGLQWGQPQLESESVSVPAGLGLSLPCDGDSGLKELMTGTPSMFGPKHTTLDFLGLGMAAGGGLSALITSIGGGLDVAAATTFGNGEFSGKDIGRRSS